The window ttcgaTCCTACAAGAATGGCCAGGTATCCTAGTGGGCCATAACAACACTCACGATtctggatttttttaaaacctttctaaatttaatttttaaaaataaacccatCGAAAGCTCATTTCTAGATCTGAACCTATTTACAACACCAATTTAATTAGCATGGCAAGAAAACATTATCATCTCGGTGAAAAATCATGGACTGGCAAATATTTCTCCATGCTACTCGCGATGGCATGACACTACTGTTGTCAATGTTGCCTTGCAACGCTACCTCTAGTAGTGTGGTCAAAaagcttgttttttttaaaaaaaaagttttggaactttaaatttaaaaatattcaaAAAAAACTGTGATTCTGTAATCCTGCTATAATAATTGGACAAATTTTATGAAGATCAACTAAGAAAGCACATAGTAATTATTTTCTTTCCGTAGCACTTCTCAACGTAATTTTAACACACAACTAATTTCGAACAAACACACACTCGGCTACTTGAGCAACCGAAATAACTAGGGATCTTCACAAAGGCTTTTTCTAAAAGTGAAAAGCACAGATCTTACAAATAACTGCTAAATTGTCTCATGGTCCCATGTGCTCATTGTTATGGACATTTTTCGAAATGAAAATTGCACATGAAGTCATGAAGCATTGCAGGCCAAAACAAAAGTGTTACCAGCAGTACCAAATTTGGATTCAACATCGCAGTTAAAGATAACTGCGTATAAAATTCCAATATATGTGCAAATAAGTTACAGCAATTTTTCACACATTTCCCCCCAACAAATCGGTGCTTACATACATCCTGGTAGCTGATGCTACCAAATGCTCACCATTGCTAGCTAGTCACACTACTCACTGGTACTCACAGGCAAAACCTAAAAAAGAATGGAATCTACAAGGCTAAATGAAAACCAAGAAaagggaagaaagaaaagaaatcaaTAGAGATTAACCAATGAGGTTGCACACTGGTTAATGTCTGTCTAATgatgtcttctttttttcccatctTGGTTAAAGACCAGACAGACGCAGAGTTAGTGCGCATGCCACTACGCCAACTCTGGCCCCTCGGCGTCGCAGGCCGGCGCCTTCCAGTAATTCAAGAGCAGCGCGCCGatgccgcggccgccggagcGCGCGCCGCAGCGGCCGCACCGCTCGCCGGGGGGCatctcggcggcgacgagcacgcggcggcacgacgggCACGACGAGTGCGCGCGCAGCCACGTGTCGATGCAGGCGGCGTGGAAGCGGTGGTCGCACTGCGGCAGCACGCGCACGGCCTGCCCGTCCTCGAACTCCACGAGGCAGATGGCGcactcctccgcctcgccgccgccgccgtcggagacGTACGTCACGGTCGGGAGCGACCGCAGCACCTCCTTCTTGACGCCCTtgttcgccgcggcggcgccaccgccgccgccgccagccgctgtcccgccgccggcggcccgcGCCCAGCGGCGCGTGCACGCGCACCGGGcgacgaggccgaggccgaggacgCAGATGAGCGCGCAGAGCAGCCCGGCGAGGATGACGACGAGGTCCGAGTTGAGTGAGTCCTCCACCGAGCCGGAGGCGGCCGCCTCAAGGAGCATTCTCGCCATGGCTGGCACACCAGGAGATCGATCGAATCGAAGAAAAATGGCGTGATCAAGCGAGCCGCGAGCTAGCTAAGCTGCCGAGCAGTGTGGGAGATTGAGCAGCGCGAGAGGCGTGTGAGGTAGTGTAGGATGGGGTTGGTTTGCTTGCTTTATATAGAGCTCCCGCGGGCAGTTGCTTGGCGACTTTTGGTCTTTGAAAAAATGGATGGAATTccggggaaaaaaaacaaaggcaTAAGTCACTTGAGACTTGAGAAAATGAGAGTAGTAGGACCTCTGCTTTGGGCTCCCACACTTTGGCGGAAGAGGGTTTTAAGTGGGACTGATAATGCTCTCTTTCGATAGTACTACTGTATATCTCAAGTCACAAACAAATTAAGCGGAAATACCTTCTGTCCGAATAAACCAAACGACATATTTACGAACGGaaagtaatttgtaaataaaatttttttagcgatctaaaagtaaaggctaaaaaaataaactttaatgaaaaaaccctaaaatcagctttaaatttaagtttaaaaatttaaattttggctgataattataagcataaacgaaaagatgaaGCTATTCTACTCTTGCTGCACCAtaaatacaattttctttttagaaataAGCACAAGGGTAGAACTAAGAGAAAGTTCTACATTTCAGATACAATACAATTAGCACCGGTGCAATTGCGCAGGGAACTACTATAGTATAATTGTGTTTTGCTATAGGCAATAGTAAAATAGCAGCATACATCGACTTCTCCAATGTGCTAGGTCAAACAAATTAAGGAAAAGCCCATTTTACAACTTGAAATTCCACGAAGTTTGAAATCGAGCCTTAACTTTGAAGCCATATACTCCTATTTAATTTCAACTTTTAAACCATCCAATTTCAGCCTACTCAGAACAAAACTAGTTTTGAATTTAAAATTGTATAAAAAAAAACCAGTTTCATAAGACAGATCTGCAACCTACATCACTTGGTGCAAGACTGCAAGCGGACCACGTAGCCACGTTAGTGACGTATCATTCAAAGCCACTCTAAAATAGGTACAAGGTTGAAATGAACAGCCTCTTAGAAcattaaaagtttttttttcgcgaacgcgtaaaaggattgcacgttaatatattagaagaaaaatagttttatttatacgACACAGTCAGCCAGACCAACTTATGCTAGGGGGAGGGAGAAAAAGCAAATGAAAAAAGTTGAAGCTTAGAGAAACTACGACGGCTAGAAACAGACCCCGAGTAGCGGGAATGGGCCAAACCACGCTACACTCCCAACAAATCCCTAAAAGTGACGACGCCAGCTAAAAATCACACATGGCCCTTCTAATGGATGAACTTCAGAACCACTGAGATGGTTAAAAGCTGATAGTACACGGTTTTAAATCTCAGAATCGAGATTTAGACTAACATTGATTTATGGTTGTTAAAAAGAAACTTCCTCATAGAGGAATGCCACGAACTAAAGCCTTGATTAGACACAAAAATACATTCTAAATATTTCACTTGTCTCGTGAGTGAGCAGCATAATAGCATACACCCAACTCTCAAGGGTTCCAGGGAAAGATTTATGCGATTGGCACTATAATCCTTAGTAGTAGCACCCACAACACAACCCAGAGAGTGGAACACTTTTTTTTGGTAGCAAAAGGTTGCGAGCAAGGGACAGATGTCCGAGCCAGGAGCCACACGAAACAATCCTGGTACAGATACTTTCGGCGTTTCTCTCGCTACATCTACATGTGTCACGCTGCCACAGCCTACATGTTCTCTCATGCGTGCAGGCAACCAGCTTTTCCCGTTTATGCTAGTGGTGGTCACGCTTGGGCATTTCCCTTCCCTCACCAccgttctttttttctcttttacatGGCGTGTGTGCAAAACTGTGCATGGCCGCCGCGACCCGAGACGGGAAACACGCCCAGAGGACGCACATTCTCCCCCTCACAGAAAGCGCGCAGAAACGCTTGCCGGGTTGCCGCTCCAAATTTGCGACGTGGGGCTCGTTCGATATGGCTTGAGCCTAGCCGAACAATTTCGGCTTCATCTTATTTGCGACGTGTTGTACCGGTGCGAGATGCGGAAAGGAACACCGGTGACTACTGGTGATGAGCCGTGAGATATTCGAAAGACGATGCGATCTTGCTCTCGCCGAGGACGGCTTGCCGAGAGAATTTCTCGCCTTTCAGTAGCCTCCATGCTGCGGAAGTACGTATAGTCCCTTTTTTGTTGTAGTGGTGCGAGAGCCCAAAAGCAGCCACTTCGCACATGGCAGCGGCGCCTTTCCGCAGCACATATCACTATATCACATGGGGGGCGAACCAAGCGTAACTGAACGGTAGGTTACACGAGATGTACGAATACGACCCAGCGGTAAGCAGCTATGCACGCACGGCTGCAGCTCGACGTGCAGGTTTGCATGTTGTATCTTGTATATGCTATGTTGCTATGCACGATGGGAGTGTGTTTCATGTTTGATCGATGTGTCGAGGTAATAGCGAATCGGTGATTTGGGGGTGGATGCCACTTTTCAAGCCTAAGCTAGGCACTGAGCCACACACGATGTGTAGCCGCCTTAGGGTGGGCTTTTTGGAGTGTGATCAAAAGCTAGCACAGCGCCACCTTTCTCTCGGATCAGCGTGACGGTTGTTGTGGACGAGAAACAGAGAGCCACGAAACTACACAGGTGCGACACAACAGAAAGATTTTTCACCTGAAGCACCAAATTACACTTTTAGACCGAGTAAAACTGGGCACTTCCTTTTAGTAAGGTAAGCCGAATTGTATAAtagcatatagaaatacaattaggaaataaccgaaagtcagaattaaaaataagaaatattagaagtagagtatagagtctatatagaaatacaattaagaaaaaaatagaaatttggaattaaaaaataaggaatattagaagtagagtagaGTTCATATTGAAATTTAAAaccaactaaaattcggaataaaaaggagcctccacgttcgctctcatggcttagaaattctcacattaatcagagaaaaagaaaagagcagagtccatatagaaatacaatttagaaatagctgaaattcagaattaaaaaataaggaatattagaagaggagactagagtagttattacacattagtagttttgaaaagtcattgcaaaatttaaaattatgtcgtcattgtaatatattttaataatataatgagaaaacatatatgctattatataagagaaaatataatgatgctagccgcgcaatctgcgcggacCACCATGCTAGTTGTTAGTAACGTACTAAGATAAAAAGCTATGCTGATCGAATCATCTGAAAAATAAATGGTCGCATATGAAGGAGATAATATCTTCACCTTAAACTATTGTCAACAGTGAAATTTGAATTATCAcatcgccaatagtcggattcttgctatattcggttaaggaaattaatctattaaacAAAGCTTATCAAGGAGGATACGGCAtgacaagttatctattaattaataatagtttattagtttccttttatctctaGGAAAAtatgtttagtgtcctataaggactttatgtattccttttatctttaggaaagtttctttcttgtactacaAGGACTGTATctccccatgggtataaatatgtacacccggggtcattgtaagaTCTCtctcacgatcaatacaattcggcgcatcgccaccttttgtcttttctactttattttatcgtccgacAGGACTTAGCACCTGACGCtgggctgcatcggttttgatctccggcgaaggggtaaatCCAATATTCCACCGGCCCAGGCAATCGTATCTACGtcggtgttgttcaaggctacatcagtacattcgacctcttggattactctggtttggttgatatatttgcctggttatttatcatatgtcttagttaatctagtcttagtatctcaatttagcTATATCGgttgtctctcgctttaggCGGAACTCTATCAgttgtctctcgctttagggtttccgtcggtatcggctaaattgttttactagattagattagctaaggcatcTATCACCCTGAAAATTAGTCAAGGGCtcgattgtctagatattatgtttcttttcataattAGTgatgcatcagttaagtttgatctaccaagttgtgcttagaaccataatctctagcctgcttgttgactgccaataagggtttcctcggggtttcagccgatgaattatctggacgttgcattggcttacaaggattgcatataagttggatttagccgataaTAACAAAGGCtttactgtttaatctaatctcgTGGATTTTATGGCATCGGACCTCCAgctgatgtatgctttaaccttcggatcagtgctcATTCTATCATATTATTGCTAGCCAACTGGTTTCTACtggatattattattgttatattataTCATTATCAGTCGATCGCCTTTATTTATATCAAGTGTCAGATTCTACATCAAACACATAaccgatagctcaaaaccctatcgctatcggctaaTATCGACATCGGCTAGAACTACtctatcggcttgtcagccgatcgacaatttgatctactattttcataccttgtcagttgcaggatcaaactgactagcACGCCTGCACCTcaccaagatttggacctgcactagagctaagcagatctcccaagccAGCGTATGTTTTTCACGTCAACAACTATACAAAggaaaaatatgcaattttcAAACTTGAACTGTTGAACTCATGGTTAACCTTTAATTATAAACTTTCACGTGATGCATATTTGCCCCTAGAGACCAAAACCACCTTTGTTTTCACCTCAAAACCTCCTCAGGGCAACAACAATGTATATAGCAAAAGTAGTCCatatagatgggacccacatatatAGACTTTAACTATTGTAACATTCCCAATGTATACAGATAGCAAATAGTAttaggaggagagaagaaatagagacaaataatatattttatgctCTATGGGCAGCCCATATGCTTATGGTTagcttttgttatttctttgcTATGGACTAGTTCCACAATGTTACTAGCTAGTTGAATGAAATATTATATTGCATATGAATGACCACTTTTGAACTctattgtggatgcccttacaTCCTCCAATAGCGGACAAACTAACTCTAAACTAAGTGgcgcatatttttttttcttttcctatgaTTAATAATGATAATTCACGTAgaattagatttaatatacaACCCTGAAAATTTATTTCTATTAGCAAAATACCCATGTGTTGCTATGGGTAAAAGAAAATACATTATAATATGtcatagagatttttttttatcaaatatgtTAGTACCACTTATTTACTTATTTAAATATATGGTGTTTACTTGTTTGAAACACACACTGGACTATTCCATGATATAAAACTTATACAAGTTATAGGAGTGGTGGAGTGGCAATGGCAGATTCACTGCTGCCACCACTAGTGTTTTTTAAAGGAGTATATATAGGTACCATTACATGTAGAAGTATATTTAGATTTTGTATACAACTCTTAACTTCTATTTATATAGGTTTAGTTCTCATATATAACTCTTAACTTATAGAAATCTATTTCTATAGTTATAATTGTATTTTGTATGCCGTTACAATTCAAACCCATCATGATATAACAGTTAAGAtcttttttctccgattaatgtgagaatttctaaccTTTATAGCTAACATGGTGTCTCATTTCAAAGTTGTCTTGATAATATAATAAATAGATTACTAGGTCTTCAAAAAAGCGGAGAAAAATGACAATATGCCACTCCATTCGGTGGGTCTCGACAAAATGCCACCAACTACAATACAAAGAATAAAATGCCACTTAATAGGTTACTTTCAGGACGTTTTGTCACTTTGGAGGATTTtaagaccaaaatacccttggaTGTGGataaagaggaagagggaggagcgGGGAAGGTTGAGCCCGACGGAGCTCATGCTTCCCCGCAGCGAGCGCGGGGCGTTAGCTGCGACGACGGACGGGGGGAGGAAGACAACGACGctgatgggaggaggaagacaacGACGCTGATGGGAGAGACGACGGCGATGATGGGTGGCGAAGGACGGCGACTGGGGGATGAGGGCGGCGCCgatgggagggaggaggaggcgacgacggcacAGAGGGCTCTCCAGCGCTGCCCACCCACGCGCTTGTAGCTTGCCGCCTCCGacaccgcccgcgcgcgtgctcCATGCTTGCTGCTTCTGGCGCCACCTGCGCACGCGCTCACTGCTCGCCTCCTTCGGCACCGCCCGCTGCTCGCGGCACCACCGTCCTCCTCCCCATCGTCGTCCGTCCGCACGCCCTCACCACCCATCGCTAACGAGCACAGACGCCGCCGTCTCGATGTTCCCTGGTGctccccctcccttctctcttcctctcttcccaGGGTATTTTGGTCTTAAAATCTTCCAAAGGGGCCAAATATCCCGAAAATAACTCAGTGAGTGGTATTTCATCCTTTACATTCTAGTGGGTGGCATTTCGTCGAAATCCACCGAATGGAGTGGCatattatcctttttctccttcaAAGCGAAGGTGGTCTCATTTTTAGCTATActtagagtaaattttattttgcgCGACCTTTTATTACCCGATATTTCATTTTGGACCAC of the Oryza sativa Japonica Group chromosome 2, ASM3414082v1 genome contains:
- the LOC4330352 gene encoding RING-H2 finger protein ATL80, coding for MARMLLEAAASGSVEDSLNSDLVVILAGLLCALICVLGLGLVARCACTRRWARAAGGGTAAGGGGGGAAAANKGVKKEVLRSLPTVTYVSDGGGGEAEECAICLVEFEDGQAVRVLPQCDHRFHAACIDTWLRAHSSCPSCRRVLVAAEMPPGERCGRCGARSGGRGIGALLLNYWKAPACDAEGPELA